Proteins from a single region of Penaeus monodon isolate SGIC_2016 chromosome 12, NSTDA_Pmon_1, whole genome shotgun sequence:
- the LOC119579542 gene encoding uncharacterized protein LOC119579542, producing MTLVILLALMTGLCVGLPHHDFDAAEIMLDSLSEAELDQLLADKLEELQVGILDSYKEHLRAHENTLQQLHRSRRALPQRPVIPADYWHGYVFGTLPTRERTVVDGVTVNKVQNINTIHAVYPIDLPSTRAIYKNGLGHGYIYKDGKMKLLMVRNMWTNSMSGCACGSNSTDTSCACCANGGRLCLPSEGLQGNICVGGTGDLAFECSQTGIRPLTLEAAVAFDYNAEGLARSQSHREVVITAEGEIVTFYKMDEHGLQELHTQKGHNYINIGQNITHLGLGEIYTEEYGMLARKHFLFFFGKNDTSKVYFQVVVNSTTDNLQTGLLTPWEDHGSDMKVWQNGAQLIMGVLSGTNLHIHELLTDRWGRQQLVFVQNVALPSDVVYWKSYSSGFDKFLIAVTPNLARVYLLKEGLYKPLQDLMPGSLGAFKDIVPLQIPSCKDDVILLTGSGTTLVIFVWNNVDGKYFKANETTLSESITGWEHGFGSVEVATAAIPTVIVQAASGVAAIKVTSSLHDIVDREVQESQELQLAKTYIENEYTRQTTVMSTMQNRVDNAINVHTTTKLFGDYTINKIIVDGTLATKDLEAVDITLPGTDFASGVSYDDYKARVANISSSSTWLDNLNTTMIQFSARLEDAVKASGVNSKVTGLKEVLDGLTVSDLSTTEVYVQEVVDKNDQDFPLTQYLEGLISFSDARKITGKKTYLTSLEVTNLETPSLDDLPIGDIVTTTGQYNVMGTVSFPTLNAGDVILPTSGTVGGIDLSNAVLLSGPAKLGHVAFDKNMSVVQDLNTGNNEIDGVVVNNLYRNALTKAGGEVKGPLTFTNDVTAKSLTASLLSGVSSSDFLTYTVFKDEDSQLTGRIKLPTLTTKALQVQGSVNGRVFPTDLPLKTDATLNLGVKAFNDLTCVDLTVDSGVTVNGVEFDKLVALHRPQIITGNITLAQPVNILGNLDVSTSIVKGMDFDELNRNLTAILNPQNIFDVIFKETVSLPTVVYGGKLGGLNLVDLAGDIIYTSDSTALVTGTKTFNADLHIHNAMFMKTFNGFRFEEFVTVNDAKTLAGVKTFKKPVTFSSGLDVTGLVDGVDLKQLFDSALYLDKPGQVVTGRKTFTGTVSAGELDVQGRVSGVDFNKVLTNSGDQAFTVPQKFAAASFGALDINQIDLSDGFTVNGVDLSVLDGIRMSRKNPTPHSGVLTVNGMVSVLGSFDAVNIDGHNVAQLKNNIVTDDADSTILSDVSFASLTVKESVGTANKAGANGKNISRIHENAVFLEGNNAMTGSVTWSDLDLQGDVDVGGLVNGKDLQVVHNNAVYKDASSVQITGKKTFAEFSVKGNIDTATTNGIDLGTRLLTLDTDQDVTAQYEFFSLNVEKNLTLGGTFDAVDLEALDSIALKQSLDETNDIMFEGVQAENVNLDGHLNTVNVNARLNDAVRLQAQDLEISGRKTFIKNTTFKGLDVKTLNGKNLGYYLSHAVRKNLPITLSSNIKVNGLVSAPAVTASSLTIEGTVDNIDYKTLMTNVVLLDDSKSHGITLVFKNDLSVKGALGATSLNGFDLATNYLTTNTVQNLSPNVEFGNIATGGISVDGLVNTKKLPDEVANTLNVNGGQTVTGMKSITGLVEVANNVEVTGNTNNIKMATEAVYLSGPSTINGRLKFSNGLTTSSLTSSTNVISDLDMSDLSLNAWYYNESAIISAKMTLDSPVTMKDSLTITGTLDEFNIGQVYNDAKQALNQYSTYNEGIKSEYAVKCPLILEAYEDTEKAIFDADYFSLVQDFTLAKRHHASTTFRASDITYVIISWEDECSSTMYRFEESSGQLVEAQTLAVSGYGRDWLAVEQGQEVFLVMAATSEGNACTKQNSVVWKMSNGALSVYQDLLPGTSVSASNGILYVTAPNATHSYSFDSKTLLFNLISTDAAEMDSALLSKTGHLVTAMKKQDQLVLMVQGNEVSSLRVKVDDLVLFEQYGKILLLAAVTRNPLSGIEHHLELYSMDPHAMTLNWLDSKPLYEAATLTTFYSGNAANGKTMAVVVQESYYPTVYAVLGSELRFFADLPTPRVTWAQHLSVPNDVFPEVQEHYLLVGRGTSTKLLYLEMNGLTHEASDRTCHVDSFKYPELIPQV from the exons ATGACGCTAGTAATACTGCTAGCTTTGATGACGGGGTTGTGTGTCGGCCTCCCACACCATGACTTCGATGCGGCAGAAATAATGCTAGATAGCTTGTCGGAAGCGGAG CTAGACCAGCTCTTGGCGGACAAGCTGGAGGAACTCCAAGTTGGAATCTTGGATTCCTATAAGGAACACCTCCGAGCACACGAAAATACACTCCAACAACTACATCGAAGTCGCCGAGCCTTGCCCCAACGTCCCGTCATCCCTGCTGACTATTGGCATGGTTACGTGTTTGGAACTTTACCTACAAGAGAAA GGACGGTAGTCGACGGCGTGACCGTGAACAAGGTTCAAAATATAAACACCATCCATGCAGTTTATCCAATCGATCTTCCTAGCACAAGGGCCATTTACAAG AATGGCTTGGGGCACGGATACATCTACAAAGACGGGAAAATGAAGCTACTTATGGTCCGTAATATGTGGACAAATTCCATGTCTGGATGTGCATGTGGAAGTAACTCGACCGACACG AGTTGTGCCTGCTGTGCTAACGGTGGAAGACTTTGCTTACCTAGTGAAGGTCTCCAGGGTAACATTTGTGTTGGAGGCACTGGTGACCTTGCGTTTGAGTGTTCTCAAACAG GTATTCGACCTCTTACCCTCGAGGCAGCAGTAGCCTTTGATTACAATGCTGAAGGACTTGCCCGTTCACAAAGTCACCGTGAAGTAGTAATAACGGCTGAAGGCGAAATTGTTACGTTTTACAAAATG GATGAACATGGTCTGCAAGAACTGCATACCCAAAAAGGTCACAACTACATAAATATTGGCCAAAATATAACTCACTTGGGCCTCGGAGAGATCTATACAGAAGAGTATGGGATGCTTGCCAGAAagcacttcctctttttctttggtAAAAATGACACGAGTAAAGTGTACTTCCAGGTTGTGGTGAATAGTACCACTGATAACTTGCAAACTGG CCTCTTAACACCTTGGGAAGATCATGGTTCAGATATGAAAGTCTGGCAAAATGGTGCCCAATTAATAATGGGAGTTCTGAGTGGCACTAACCTGCACATACACGAGCTGTTG ACGGACCGGTGGGGAAGGCAACAGCTTGTCTTCGTTCAAAATGTAGCACTTCCAAGTGATGTGGTATACTGGAAGAGTTATTCATCAGGATTTGATAAGTTTCTGATTGCTGTGACTCCAAACCTTGCACGTGTATACCTCCTGAAGGAAGGACTCTATAAGCCTTTGCAGGACTTGATGCCTGGTAGTCTTGGAGCTTTCAAGGACATTGTACCTCTCCAG ATTCCATCATGTAAGGATGATGTAATTCTTCTGACGGGTTCAGGAACCactcttgttatttttgtatggAACAATGTAGATGGGAAATACTTTAAG GCCAATGAGACCACTCTATCAGAAAGCATCACTGGATGGGAGCATGGCTTTGGATCTGTAGAAGTAGCAACGGCTGCAATTCCAACT GTGATAGTACAAGCAGCATCAGGTGTTGCAGCAATAAAGGTAACATCCAGCCTCCATGACATAGTGGATCGAGAGGTACAAGAAAGCCAGGAATTGCAACTTGCAAAGACCTACATAGAG AACGAGTACACGAGACAGACTACCGTCATGTCTACTATGCAAAATAGAGTGGATAATGCAATTAATGTACATACTACAACAAAATTATTCGGCGACTACACAATAAACAAGATTATTGTGGATGGG ACTTTGGCAACAAAAGACTTGGAAGCTGTTGACATAACCTTACCAGGCACCGACTTTGCTTCGGGTGTATCATATGATGATTACAAAGCCCGTGTTGCCAATATTAGTAGCTCATCGACCTGGCTTGACAATCTAAATACTACAATGATACAATTTTCTGCAAGGTTGGAAG ATGCAGTCAAGGCTTCAGGAGTTAACAGTAAGGTAACTGGACTAAAGGAAGTGTTAGATGGGTTAACTGTAAGTGACCTTTCAACCACTGAAGTGTATGTTCAGGAAGTGGTGGATAAGAATGACCAAGACTTCCCTCTAACTCAATACCTAGAAGGCTTGATAAG TTTCAGTGATGCCCGCAAGATAACTGGAAAGAAGACCTATCTAACTAGTCTTGAGGTTACTAACCTTGAGACTCCTTCTCTGGATGACCTTCCCATTGGTGACATTGTGACTACAACAGGACAATATAATGTTATGGGTACAGTAAGCTTCCCCACACTGAATGCTGGTGATGTAATCCTCCCTACTAGTGGAACTGTTGGGGGCATTGATCTATCGAATGCTGTGCTGTTGAGTGGACCAGCTAAGTTGG GTCATGTTGCATTCGACAAGAACATGAGTGTAGTGCAAGACTTGAACACAGGTAACAATGAAATAGATGGAGTTGTAGTTAACAATCTGTACAGAAATGCTTTGACAAAAGCGGGTGGAGAGGTAAAAGGGCCCCTTACCTTCACTAATGATGTAACTGCAAAGTCCCTTACTGCTTCGTTGCTATCTGGGGTTAGCTCGTCAGACTTCTTAACCTATACTGTCTTCAAGGATGAGGATAGCCAGCTGACAGGCCGGATAAAGTTGCCAACACTTACCACCAAAGCATTGCAAGTACAAGGGAGTGTCAATGGCAGGGTTTTCCCAACTGATCTGCCCCTTAAAACTGACGCTACATTGAACCTGGGTGTAAAGGCCTTCAATGATCTGACCTGTGTAGATCTTACAGTTGACAGTGGTGTTACTGTGAATGGTGTCGAGTTTGATAAACTAGTTGCTCTTCACAGACCTCAAATAATTACTGGGAACATTACCCTTGCACAACCTGTAAATATACTAGGAAATCTAGATGTTTCAACAAGTATTGTGAAAGGAATGGACTTTGATGAACTCAACAGGAACTTGACAGCAATCCTGAACCCACAAAACATATTTGATGTTATATTTAAAGAGACCGTGTCTCTACCAACTGTAGTGTATGGTGGTAAACTTGGAGGTCTAAATCTAGTCGACCTTGCAGGTGATATAATCTACACGTCTGATAGTACTGCTCTAGTAACTGGCACCAAGACCTTTAATGCTGATCTTCATATTCATAATGCTATGTTCATGAAAACCTTTAATGGTTTCAGGTTTGAAGAATTTGTAACTGTTAATGATGCTAAAACTTTAGCAGGAGTAAAAACCTTCAAGAAGCCGGTTACTTTCTCCTCGGGTCTTGATGTAACGGGTCTAGTTGATGGTGTTGACTTGAAGCAACTCTTTGATTCTGCCCTTTACTTGGACAAGCCAGGACAAGTGGTAACAGGAAGGAAGACCTTCACTGGGACCGTGTCTGCTGGAGAACTAGATGTACAGGGTAGGGTATCTGGTGTGGACTTCAACAAGGTGCTTACCAACTCTGGTGACCAAGCCTTCACTGTTCCACAGAAGTTTGCAGCAGCCTCCTTTGGTGCTCTGGATATTAACCAAATAGATCTGTCAGATGGCTTCACAGTGAATGGGGTTGACCTTTCCGTGCTAGATGGCATTCGCATGAGCCGTAAGAACCCTACTCCCCACTCGGGTGTTCTAACTGTAAATGGAATGGTCTCTGTTCTTGGCTCATTTGATGCAGTAAACATTGATGGGCACAACGTTGCACAGCTGAAGAACAACATTGTCACAGATGATGCAGACTCCACCATCTTGTCGGATGTTAGCTTTGCAAGCCTAACTGTAAAAGAATCTGTCGGTACAGCTAACAAGGCTGGTGCTAATGGCAAGAATATAAGCAGAATCCATGAAAATGCAGTCTTCCTGGAAGGTAACAATGCCATGACAGGATCTGTGACCTGGAGTGACCTTGACCTGCAAGGTGATGTTGACGTTGGAGGCCTTGTCAATGGAAAGGACCTGCAAGTTGTACACAACAATGCAGTGTACAAAGATGCCAGCTCTGTCCAGATAACTG GCAAGAAGACCTTTGCAGAATTTTCTGTTAAGGGAAATATTGATACTGCAACAACAAATGGAATCGACCTAGGTACACGACTACTAACCCTAGACACGGACCAGGATGTCACGGCACAATATGAGTTCTTCTCTCTGAATGTGGAAAAGAATCTTACTCTTGGTGGAACATTTGATGCAGTAGACCTTGAAGCCTTGGATAGCATAGCTCTGAAACAAAGCTTGGATGAGACTA ATGACATCATGTTCGAAGGAGTACAAGCAGAAAATGTGAATCTTGATGGCCACCTAAATACAGTAAATGTAAATGCCAGGTTAAACGATGCAGTGAGGCTCCAAGCACAGGACTTGGAAATTTCTGGTAGAAAAACTTTCATTAAGAACACCACCTTCAAGGGACTTGATGTTAAAACCCTAAATGGCAAGAACTTGGGTTACTATTTGAGCCATGCTGTAAGAAAAAATCTACCCATTACACTTTCATCAAATATTAAAGTAAATGGGTTGGTGAGTGCACCAGCTGTGACTGCAAGCTCTCTAACTATCGAG GGAACTGTGGATAATATAGATTACAAGACTCTAATGACCAATGTGGTTCTACTGGACGACTCCAAGAGTCATGGTATAACATTG GTCTTCAAAAATGACCTCTCGGTGAAAGGTGCCCTTGGAGCTACAAGCCTTAATGGCTTTGACTTGGCAACAAACTACCTTACTACAAATACTGTGCAGAATCTTTCTCCAAATGTGGAATTTGGGAACATTGCAACTGGTGGTATATCGGTTGATGGACTGGTCAACACAAAGAAACTGCCAGATGAAGTTGCAAATACTCTAAAT GTAAATGGTGGGCAGACTGTAACGGGTATGAAGAGCATAACTGGACTAGTTGAAGTAGCCAACAATGTTGAAGTGACTGGCAACACTAACAATATAAAGATGGCTACAGAGGCAGTATATCTATCTGGACCGTCTACCATTAATG GCCGCCTGAAGTTCTCAAATGGCTTGACCACTTCATCACTGACAAGCAGCACCAATGTAATAAGTGACCTTGATATGAGTGATCTCTCCCTTAATGCATGGTATTACAATGAAAGTGCCATTATTTCGGCAAAAATGACATTAGATTCTCCTGTTACTATGAAG GACTCGTTAACAATTACTGGCACACTTGATGAATTTAATATTGGACAAGTGTATAATGATGCAAAACAAGCACTGAACCAGTACTCTACTTACAACGAAGGGATCAAG AGCGAGTATGCTGTTAAGTGCCCTCTCATCCTGGAAGCTTATGAAGATACTGAAAAAGCCATATTTGATGCAGATTACTTCAGTCTTGTGCAAGACTTTACTCTTGCTAAAAGGCATCATGCCTCTACAACTTTCAGG GCTTCAGACATTACATATGTAATCATAAGCTGGGAGGATGAATGCAGCTCAACAATGTACAGGTTTGAAGAATCCTCGGGACAACTTGTTGAAGCCCAAACACTTGCTGTGTCAGGATATGGTAGAGACTGGTTAGCAGTTGAGCAAGGTCAAGAG GTCTTCTTGGTGATGGCTGCAACAAGTGAAGGGAATGCCTGCACTAAACAAAATAGTGTTGTCTGGAAAATGTCTAATGGTGCACTATCG GTGTACCAAGATCTGCTTCCTGGAACAAGTGTTTCTGCAAGTAATGGTATTCTATATGTAACGGCTCCAAATGCTACCCACTCTTATAGCTTTGATAGTAAAACTTTGCTCTTCAACCTAATTAGTACTGATGCTGCTGAAATGG ATTCTGCATTGCTATCTAAAACTGGACACCTTGTGACTGCAATGAAAAAGCAGGACCAACTTGTCCTAATGGTACAAGGAAATGAGGTCTCATCCTTAAGAGTAAAAGTTGATGACTTGGTGCTATTCGAACAGTATGGCAAAATACTGTTACTGGCAGCAGTAACCAGGAACCCTCTCTCGGGAATCGAACATCACCTGGAG CTGTACAGCATGGATCCACATGCAATGACTCTGAATTGGTTGGACTCGAAGCCATTGTATGAAGCAGCTACACTAACTACCTTCTACAGTGGAAATGCAGCTAATGGAAAAACCATGGCTGTAGTTGTGCAAGAAAGCTACTACCCAACAGTTTATGCAGTACTTG GCTCCGAGTTGAGGTTCTTCGCAGATCTTCCTACTCCCAGAGTAACCTGGGCTCAGCACCTTAGTGTGCCCAATGATGTCTTCCCAGAGGTCCAAGAGCATTACCTGCTTGTGGGCAGAGGCACCTCTACAAAACTTCTATACCTTGAAATGAATGGCTTGACGCATGAAGCCTCAGACCGCACATGTCACGTGGATTCCTTTAAATATCCTGAATTGATACCGCAAGTGTAa